From Lytechinus variegatus isolate NC3 chromosome 16, Lvar_3.0, whole genome shotgun sequence, the proteins below share one genomic window:
- the LOC121429482 gene encoding uncharacterized protein LOC121429482 yields MASKFPTNEEGNAKLRTRKGHDMTWSCDKHGEPITFYCKQHKIPICHKCATKDHQKPCQLGDIEDVIFERRKNLKEREPLMEETKLLHQKVESKINAVSSSSIKHLQTINKKLQKTFRDKLKDVKEREVNMIKVINEEADEEIRKINEKREKRIKDCNIDSEKKLINIKNLETKLFSDTKTISDVVNKKINELTNKNRHALNIMKNIESTITRINQHDETLVNEAPQVLASIDETLRLNVHQDVSVSLDRIQSETERVKSVEEEVDGEYFGRIDGYIGRWELVKSVHIPPVVEPWVRGLISDDEICVADEKNNDMYVTNINTQHTQKVIDGVSNMYFTSCAPINSNVIVCGKWRCDWKCDMLDGCITLYDRQWKVIRDISIPRNGGGNSVYVDVDRDGMILAAQTCQSNIYLTNPDNGKIVNTITMHGKKVWGEIRALSSGDLVVQTTRKEFTVIPRSGGEKAVIHCSKWDSSSQCHVDKLTDALYITHWDGPRKNYAVDQVSRDGIIHVRRIVEYARSDRSPWLSSCLATPSGNLVGCDGDKLLLYKKAFVL; encoded by the coding sequence ATGGCGTCTAAGTTCCCAACAAATGAGGAAGGAAATGCCAAGCTTCGTACAAGAAAAGGTCATGACATGACATGGTCATGTGACAAGCATGGTGAGCCAATCACATTTTACTGTAAACAACACAAAATTCCTATATGTCATAAATGTGCGACCAAAGATCACCAGAAACCATGTCAGCTAGGCGACATCGAGGATGTCATCTTTGAAAGGCGGAAAAatttgaaagagagagagcCCTTGATGGAGGAAACAAAACTTCTACATCAGAAGGTCGAATCTAAAATAAATGccgtttcttcttcttcaattAAGCATCTTCAGACAATCAACAAAAAACTACAAAAGACATTCAGAGACAAGTTAAAGgatgtgaaagaaagagaagtaaACATGATTAAGGTGATTAACGAGGAGGCAGATgaggaaataaggaaaataaatgagaaGAGAGAAAAACGCATCAAGGATTGCAACATCGATAGCGAAAAGAAACTAATTAACATAAAAAACCTAGAAACAAAACTTTTTTCAGATACAAAGACAATCAGTGACGTCGTTAATAAGAAGATTAACGAGCTTACTAATAAGAATAGGCATGCGCTTAACATTATGAAGAATATTGAATCAACCATTACACGTATAAACCAACATGATGAAACATTGGTGAATGAAGCTCCTCAAGTACTTGCATCTATCGATGAAACTTTACGTTTGAACGTTCATCAAGATGTTAGCGTCTCTCTTGACCGAATTCAGAGTGAAACTGAGAGAGTGAAATCTGTAGAGGAGGAAGTAGATGGAGAATACTTTGGTAGAATTGATGGGTATATCGGTAGATGGGAACTTGTCAAGTCAGTCCACATTCCACCGGTTGTTGAACCGTGGGTACGTGGTTTGATCAGTGACGATGAGATATGTGTGGCAGACGAAAAGAACAACGACATGTATGTGACAAACATCAACACTCAACACACACAGAAAGTAATTGATGGAGTTAGTAACATGTACTTTACGTCATGTGCCCCCATAAACAGTAACGTAATAGTATgtggaaagtggagatgtgattgGAAGTGTGACATGTTGGATGGATGTATCACTCTCTATGACAGACAATGGAAGGTGATTAGAGACATCAGCATACCAAGGAATGGAGGCGGTAATAGTGTGTATGTTGATGTCGACAGGGATGGGATGATCCTCGCTGCTCAGACCTGCCAGTCCAATATCTACCTCACAAACCCTGATAATGGTAAGATTGTAAACACTATTACGATGCATGGAAAGAAAGTATGGGGTGAGATACGAGCTTTGTCATCAGGTGACCTCGTTGTGCAGACAACACGTAAAGAATTCACTGTCATCCCACGATCAGGAGGAGAGAAGGCTGTGATACATTGTTCTAAGTGGGACTCGTCGTCACAGTGTCACGTTGACAAATTGACAGACGCACTCTACATCACGCACTGGGATGGGCCACGTAAAAACTATGCAGTTGATCAGGTGTCACGTGATGGTATCATCCACGTAAGGAGGATCGTGGAATACGCGAGATCAGATCGCTCTCCCTGGCTCAGCTCTTGTCTTGCTACTCCTTCTGGTAACCTTGTTGGCTGCGATGGAGACAAGCTCCTTCTTTACAAGAAAGCATTTGTCTTGTAA
- the LOC121430312 gene encoding uncharacterized protein LOC121430312: MASKFPTNEEGNAKLRTRKGHDMTWSCDKHGEPITFYCKQHNIPICHKCATKDHQKPCQLGDIEDVIFERRKNLKEREPLIEETKLLHQKVESKINAVSSSSSKHLQTINKKLQKTFKDKLKDVKEREVNMIKVINEEADEEIRKINEKREKRIKDCNINSEKKLITIKNLETKLFSDTKTISDVVNKKINELTNKNRHALNIMKNIESTITRINQHDETLVNEAPQVLASIDETLRLNVHQDVSVCLDRIQSETERVKSVEEEVDGEYFGRIDGYIGRWELVKSIHIPSVVKPWVRGLISDDEICVADEKNNDMYVTNINTQHTQKVIDGVSNMYFTSCAPINSNVIVCGKWRCDWKGDRLDGCITLYDRQWKMIRDISIPRNGGGNSVYVDVDRDGMILAAQICQSNIYVINPDDGKIVNTITMQGKKVRGGIQGLSSGDIVVKTGRNEFTVISRSGEQKAVIHSDEWRESECRVDKLTDTIYITYRVAGKTYAVDQVSRDGIIQAKTIVEYVRSDRVIYLSPCLVTPSGNLVGFDGDKLLLYKKTFIL, from the coding sequence ATGGCGTCTAAGTTCCCAACAAATGAGGAAGGGAATGCCAAGCTTCGTACAAGAAAAGGTCATGACATGACATGGTCATGTGACAAGCATGGTGAGCCAATCACATTTTACTGTAAACAACACAACATTCCTATATGTCATAAATGTGCGACCAAAGATCACCAGAAACCATGTCAGCTAGGCGACATCGAGGATGTCATCTTTGAAAGGCGGAAAAATTTGAAAGAGAGGGAGCCCTTGATAGAGGAAACAAAACTTCTACATCAGAAGGTCGAATCTAAAATAAATGccgtttcttcttcttcaagtAAGCATCTTCAGACAATCAACAAAAAACTACAAAAGACATTCAAAGACAAGTTAAAGgatgtgaaagaaagagaagtaaACATGATTAAGGTGATTAACGAGGAGGCAGATgaggaaataaggaaaataaatgagaaGAGAGAAAAACGCATCAAGGATTGCAACATCAATAGCGAAAAGAAACTAATTACCATCAAAAACCTAGAAACAAAACTTTTTTCAGATACAAAGACAATCAGTGACGTCGTTAATAAGAAGATTAACGAGCTTACTAATAAGAATAGGCATGCGCTTAACATTATGAAGAATATTGAATCAACCATCACACGTATAAACCAACATGATGAAACATTGGTGAATGAAGCTCCTCAAGTACTTGCATCTATCGATGAAACTTTACGTTTGAACGTTCATCAAGATGTTAGCGTCTGTCTTGACCGAATTCAGAGTGAAACTGAGAGAGTGAAATCTGTAGAGGAGGAAGTAGATGGAGAATACTTTGGTAGAATTGATGGGTATATCGGTAGATGGGAACTTGTCAAGTCAATCCACATTCCATCGGTTGTTAAACCGTGGGTACGTGGTTTGATCAGTGACGATGAGATATGTGTGGCAGACGAAAAGAACAACGACATGTATGTGACAAACATCAACACTCAACACACACAGAAAGTCATTGATGGAGTTAGTAACATGTACTTTACGTCATGTGCCCCCATAAACAGTAATGTAATAGTATgtggaaagtggagatgtgattgGAAGGGTGACAGGTTGGATGGATGTATCACCCTCTATGACAGACAATGGAAGATGATTAGAGACATCAGCATACCAAGGAATGGAGGCGGTAATAGTGTGTATGTTGATGTCGACAGGGATGGGATGATCCTCGCTGCTCAGATCTGCCAGTCTAACATCTACGTCATAAACCCTGATGATGGTAAGATTGTCAACACTATTACCATGCAGGGTAAGAAGGTGCGTGGTGGGATACAAGGCTTGTCATCAGGTGATATCGTTGTGAAAACAGGGCGTAATGAATTCACTGTCATCTCACGATCAGGAGAACAGAAGGCTGTCATACACAGTGATGAGTGGAGGGAATCAGAATGTCGCGTTGACAAACTGACAGACACAATCTACATCACTTACCGAGTCGCGGGTAAAACCTACGCAGTTGATCAGGTGTCACGTGATGGTATCATCCAGGCAAAGACGATCGTGGAATACGTGAGATCAGATCGCGTTATCTACCTCAGCCCTTGTCTTGTTACTCCTTCTGGTAACCTGGTAGGATTTGATGGAGACAAGCTTCTTCTTTACAAGAAGACATTTATCTTGTAA